Proteins co-encoded in one Jeotgalibacillus malaysiensis genomic window:
- a CDS encoding heme A synthase has product MQSKGLKLLGVVTTLVMLLVLLGGALVTKTDSGQGCGQSFPLCHGQIIPDQLEIETIIELSHRVVSAGAGFLVLALSIWSWRAMGHIRETNFLAILAFFFLMLQALLGAGAVVWGHSDIILAAHFGISLISFAAVLLLTLLIFEVDKKFDAYKLVIDRRIKFHTYGLMIYIFAVVYSGAFVRHTDASLACPDWPFCVNSAPGNLSLNSIQWIQMGHRMAAAFIFIWIIYVAIIAIKNYKHQKIVYYGWIIALILVTGQVITGALVVVTKLNLLIALSHALIISLLFGLLSYFILIISRSKINSKKES; this is encoded by the coding sequence TTGCAATCAAAGGGATTAAAACTTTTAGGGGTTGTTACCACGCTAGTCATGCTGCTTGTACTTTTAGGCGGCGCGCTGGTAACTAAAACTGATTCAGGACAAGGGTGCGGACAGTCTTTTCCACTCTGTCACGGTCAGATTATCCCGGATCAGCTTGAAATAGAAACCATTATTGAACTCTCACACAGAGTTGTATCTGCAGGAGCAGGATTTTTAGTACTCGCTCTATCCATCTGGTCATGGCGGGCAATGGGACATATCAGAGAAACGAACTTCCTTGCGATCCTTGCATTCTTCTTTTTAATGCTCCAGGCATTGCTTGGTGCAGGGGCCGTTGTCTGGGGTCATTCTGATATCATTCTGGCGGCACACTTCGGCATCTCTCTTATATCATTTGCAGCTGTACTGCTTTTAACACTTCTTATATTTGAAGTGGATAAGAAATTTGATGCCTATAAGCTCGTGATCGACCGCAGAATTAAGTTTCATACTTACGGTTTAATGATTTATATTTTTGCAGTCGTCTACTCAGGCGCATTTGTCAGACATACAGATGCAAGTCTTGCCTGTCCTGACTGGCCGTTTTGTGTCAATTCAGCACCGGGTAATCTTTCTCTAAATTCTATTCAATGGATTCAGATGGGTCACCGTATGGCGGCTGCCTTTATTTTTATCTGGATTATCTATGTCGCGATTATTGCAATTAAAAACTATAAGCACCAGAAAATCGTCTATTATGGATGGATTATTGCATTGATTCTTGTAACAGGACAGGTCATTACAGGCGCACTGGTGGTTGTGACTAAGCTGAACCTGCTGATTGCATTATCACATGCTTTAATTATTTCGCTGCTGTTCGGTTTACTGAGTTACTTCATTCTCATAATCTCAAGAAGCAAAATAAACAGCAAAAAAGAAAGTTGA